GGCTACTTTCGATCTCCTCTTTCTAGAAAGATTATCCATATCCAAGCTATTGTTGAGCAGCAAAGCTACAATGTTTATTGCATTAATTTTCTTCAACACTCGTTCTTGATTCGCATTGGAAACTAATGCATCTGTTGAAAAAGTTACCCTTTCTGGATTAAAACAAAACGTCTAAAGGTATAATCTTTTGGTCCACAAGTAGGATTGAGTGACTTTATAAGTTTTAGGAATTGTTCGGATTGAGTGACTTCGTAAGTTTTAGGAATTGTTTGGGTTGACTTATCTGAGCTTATCTACTGGTATAAATACTTGTGCGTCTCTATGGGAAAGCTTCTGAAAGCAACTTATAActtgtccataagttgttttcgcCTTATTTCTACAAGATCCCCAAGATATCTTATGAAAACACcgtatagcttatatgaaatcAGATTGACTTTATTTCATcgtttgttatagaaatagcttcacatgtatgataagtgtttatagtataagcgcttaattaagttgcTTATCCAAACTCAACCTTAATAATTCATCAATATCCATTGAATAAGAGAGTGATTTCACACTATGATCAAGGCAAGGCTTGTTAAACAAGATCACATTAATCCAAGACTGTATCTATCCTACTTACACAAAATCAATGCATTACTACACAATGAAGACGCGCACATTCGTCCGAGATTTGCAGTTTAAAAAGGAATAATAAAACTGATCTAACCTGTTGTtcagaaaggttgaggccggtccgttgagcaagctttcacaccgaagggggggtttgtacctgcaggtgctccgatgcctaagtcagcaagagaacaagagatacaaaagaagagagagaaagtatagTGAGTAATgaatcagaatacctggctctcctgtctaggagagcttatatagtgcccccagcgctgggccaaaggttggtctattgggccgggataaccggcccaatagactcaactgccaagataatccctgtatcgtaggggaaggccgttatttgcctctatcttggttggagccgttccgctattcgcgggtaagggataagctccgtgacagctgtggttggataaaggagcacgtgttaaacgtgctgcttagctgttaagctacaTAGGAGTGGATCAACATGCGCGGATGTATGAGCACGTGGTTAACGTGGTGCTAATCCGTTAagtcgagcaggacacgtcattggctgacgtgtcggggaagtctccccttattgggctgtgccccaaatgtcgggcagaagggattgggccagcccttggcccagtccagaacaaaaACCATCCTAGTTATTACGTGGTAGTGAATATGGTCGCTCACAACTTAAGTTTACCTGGAGTCCAATAATGTTGGATCCGTTTCTACTTAATGATAAATTAAGTTTGGATTAAAGTAGAATCCTAATTTGTTACCGATTTCCATGTGGAACCTTTTGAATCATGATTTTGAGGAGGAGTTAGAGTTAGGTTCAAACCGTGTCATAATCAAAGCGTAATATAgtgaaagaaaacaaattgaTTCAAAAATTAAACAGGATTACAGTTCAAGAAGCATGGGGAAGGGAGATAAGAGGGGAAAACCCTAGAAATGGAAGAATGGTAAGAGGAATTACTTACAGAGAAGAGTGTGGGAGTAGAGAAAGAACCCTAGCTTTCAGTAGTACATAGGATGAACCCTAACGAGTATTTGATTTTGGGAGTGATAAATGAGATTAGGATGGAGAGTGAGTGAGGGATGGTAGTACGTTCGGTGAAGCTCGCCGTTTTGTCATCAAAGCTGCGGTGTGTGTGCTGCTGCGGTGCGGCTCCTCTTCCGTTTGTTTCTCTTTACGATTACGATAAtgttaacttattttttaaattcttgtAGTCaacattcttttattttattttttttatttatatttattaatgatttactattatttttcgtaaaaaattatttaatgttatttataagtgaaaaaaaaaatactattatactAAAGAAAAGTGACAAGCCAAAAGCTATAACATATGGCTTTAAAATACATGTAAAGATATACGgtaaaaaatgaaatgtaaaTAAAGATATTTGATtcaaatggttaatgagttcTCTTTAAGATAAATctgagtttgatttttggtagtaaattttttatcttaaaaattataCATTCAATTCCTCAAATGTTTAATGCATTACCATGTGCAAATCACACACTAGTCACTAGTAATATCACATCACTTAAGAGTGTTTACCGAGTTTGTGTTGATGTGTTGATTAATAGAGAAGATTGAAAGTGCAAGGAGATTGGAATAAATCCTAGGCTTTACCAAACTCTCCTAAGGTAAAGCATTTTATGTGGAGGCTTGGGAGGGATCTGTCTTCCAAGTAGACAGTGCCTTGTCAATAAGGGAGTAGATTGTCATGAAAATTGTGTAATGTATCAAACTTATACTGAATATAATTGACATATTTTTCTTAATTGTGCGGATAATGTTGCTTGCTAGAGAAAAGTAAAGATATAGGGAAAGCTTGAGACACTCATGCAACAAGTTGATAGCTTCTCCCGATTTTTGCACACAAATGGAGCCACCTTGATGAAACACAACTTATTATCTTTGCGATGGTAGCTTATAGCATATGGAAGAAACGCAACACAAAGCTTGGGAGAACCACGACGAAACTGTTGAACAAGTGGCATCACGCTCAACCCATGACAATGTGCACGCCCCCACACACACGTCCAACAAGTCATAGACTCACATCGtcaacaacaataaaatatGTGGCAACCGCCGCCAGCTGAGTATCTAAAGTGCAACGTAAATGCAACCTTGTTCACCACAAGTAACCAAGTTAGCCTAGGATAAAAAGGTATATTGATGCAGAAATGActcaagataaaggagaagcaTGAAGACTTCAACAAGCATTAATGTGGATGGAGATGCTAGGATATCATAAAGTGGTTTTTGAGATGAATTGTAAGATGGTGGTTGATGATGTacacaataataaaaacaaaatatgcaTGAGTATGGTTCCATTATTGATGACCGTCAAACCATACTTTCTAATCATAGTGATTTTATAGTTGATTTCACTAGGCGGCGTACCTAGCAAAAGGAGGCGTCTATGTTCTTGCACGGACATCTCTTTCTCATGCTATACCAATTGATATTATTCTGAGTTGtattacttttattattatgatgatgatgattgaaaTGCCATAAGCCTTGAACTTGACACCTTACCTTCTAATCCCTTGCTTGTGAATTATATTCCATAATATGGACTCACATATTGGACTTgcgtaaaacaaaaaaaacaaaaaaactaataacCCACTCattcaattaataattaaacgTTGTGCAATATCAGAGAACATTGACAATAAACTGCGTATCAAAGATATTCAACTTAAAGAAAAGAATCTATATTTTGTATTTGACGGGTTTAAGGTTTGTTGCCGCTAAACAATAGTAAAAACTTCGTATAACcttgataacaaaaaaaaaaaaaaaatagtctgcACCCCTTGATTAAAGATAAATATCTTTCAAAATGGCGGGGTAGATCTTAAATTGATCGTAAAACTGTTTTGATATATCCCGTGATACATACACCACCCACCATTAACCACCCTTGACTTCACAAGACTTTTGTTTCTTTCCCTCTCTTCCTACCCCTCTCATAATTTCActattccaattttgtcctttcCACATTGCAGAGCTAAACTCCATTCCCAAATGAACACCATTTCAATATTCAACACCAAAAAAGTACCACCAACTCGTGACTAAACTCGTCAGTGATGTCTCTTCAAACTTGTATAGCAACAAtacaaaattttgttaaatactaaaataattttgtaccCAAATAAGTCACGAACCATATAAttccaaataataaaataaaatgtccaTAAATAAAGAAGACAGAAGAGAGTgcagtaataataataataataataatagtatagTGCTGTAGTGGCCACGTCCTCACCATCATCCCACTATCTCCTCCATTAAAACACCACCAACACGTGAACCGTTTCTCCTCTCACGATCACGATCATtaattagtaataataataattatacaataaacataaattattgcCGTTATTCTAACTGATTAATGAATCATTATTACTAAAAACATCCAGTCAACGTTatgtcaaaaataataaaaactaaaatcaattcaaaacaaaaatataaatactgtataaattataaattactaatttactaaaaACAGAGCACTACGTCCAAATTTGGATTAACCAAAAACATAGTATATAATCATCACAACCATAGTCACATTTTGATTCCATAAAATCAAATATGGCTTCTTCTCTCTTCactttctctcttttcattttcttcacaCTTTCCTCCGCctctcaccaccaccatcagTCACCTACACCCGCCCCAACCCCCACCCACACCGGCTCTGCTTCCGCCGCGTCGGAGATCCAACAAGCCTGCAAAGCAACTCGCTTCCCACAACAATGCGAATCATCTCTCACAAATCTCACTACAAATCCCACCACTGTCCAACTTATCCAAACCGCAATCTCTCACTCATCGGAAAAGCTCGTAACCGCTCTATCAATGGTTAAGGAAATTCTAAAAACTTCTTCCGACAGTCAGAATCGTACCGTCGCCTCCACCACCTGCATCGAAACCCTCACAAATTCCCAATACCGCATTTCCACCTCCAACGAAGCCTTAGAAAATGGAAAAATCAAAGACGCTAGAGCGTGGCTAAGCGCTGCTCTCGCTTATCAATACGATTGCTGGAGCGGACTCAAATACGCAAACGACACACACGCCGTCGGTGAAGCGATGGCGTTTATCGATTCTCTCACAATGCTCTCAAGCAACGCTCTCGCTATGGCGTTTTCGTACGATATATACGGAAATGACACGTCGGCGTGGAAAACACCAACCACCGAGCGTGACGGTTTATGGCAGGTGTCTGGATCGGGAGCAGGATCTGGATTTAAAGGAGAAATCCCATCGAATTTGAAACCGGACGTTACGGTTTGTAAGGGAGGGGGGAAATGTTATAAGACGGTGCAGGAAGCGGTTAACGCTGCGCCTGAAAGTGGTGTTGGCGGGAAGAGGTTTGTTATATACATAAAAGAAGGGAAATATGAAGAAACCGTTAGGGTTCCGTTAGTGAAGAGAAATGTGGTGTTCTTAGGTGACGGAATCGGAAAGACTGTTATAACTGGATCAGCTAACGTGGGGCAGCCCGGAATGACTACTTACAACTCCGCCACAGTCGGTAagcatttttttcatttctatatttaaatatttttaatgaatcttGAATGAATCATATAGTACTTTATttgaataatattatttgtaccaaaaataatattaaaatagttAAAGAAAGCTAAAAAGGTAGATTCCTTTTTGATTAAAGATTTAACTAATATTTTAGGAGCATTGAAACCTCTATGATTATCGGACACATGATACACCTATAtcctttttttgacacatttttgGACACTTTTATGACATATCCATGAAATTTATAACTGAGATCCTCTCCTGTCACATTATTGGCCAATGAAATTCAAGccataactttttttaaaaaaatgaatactaTAGATGGACAGTCGACCTCATCAAGTGAAAAGTTCACGAGAGAGGATTCGTGTCTAAAAGTTAGACATCAAATTTGAATCGGTGTAGATATGTTTTGATGTTAACTACGTGTTTGTGTCGTGTCACAGGTGTAGTTAGTGTCTGCTTAATAGGGATTTGTACTTTTGGTGTAACTTTGTAAGCTAGCTGAACTTGGGTTTTCCGTAACCCGATATAGCTCCAGTAGCTCCGAACGCAAgttatctaaatttttataatttattaaaaaattgttagaGACTTAATTGTAAGAATTGCTATTAATATGTGATAAAATATCAttactttgattttgatttgtttgattGCAAGTCTAACCTGCTAATTACATGTTTAGTAAACATTTAGTTTCACATgccttttgattttgatttgtttgattGTATGTTTAACCTGTTAATTACAGTGTTTAGTAAACATTCAGTTTCACATGCCTAAAGTATGTATGTATGCATGCAAGcatggttgttgttgttgatgaattgAACTGTTAACATTGAGTTATTTGATTAATGTTGGCAGCTGTTCTTGGAGATGGATTCATGGCAAAGAATCTAACAATAGAAAACACAGCAGGACCTGATGCACACCAAGCAGTTGCGTTCAGATTAGACAGTGATCTTTCTGTAATTGAGAATTGTGAATTCTTAGGTAACCAAGATACTCTTTATGCTCATTCCCTACGCCAATTGTACAAATCATGCCGCATTGAAGGCAACGTGGATTTCATCTTCGGAAACTCAGCTACAATCCTCCAAGACTGTACAGTCCTGGTTCGTCCTAGACAACTGAAGCCAGAGCATGGTGAGAACAATGCCATCACAGCTCAAGGTAGAACCGACCCTGCACAAACTACAGGCTTTGTTTTTCATAACTGTTTGATTAATGGAACTGAAGATTACATGGCATTGTATCGTAGTAAACCTAAAGTACATAAAAACTATTTGGGTAGGCCATGGAAGGAGTATTCTAGAACAGTTTTTATTAATTCGACATTGGAAGTACTTATTACACCTGAGGGTTGGATGCCATGGAATGGTGACTTTGCACTTCAGACACTTTATTATGGTGAATATGGGAATTCTGGAGCTGGTTCTGATTTGTCTAAGAGAGTGTCTTGGAGTAGTAAAATCCCTGCTGAACATGTTGGCAGTTTTTCAGTGGAGAATTTCATTCAAGGAGGTGAGTCTTCTTCATCTCAGTCATCTAGTCCATCATCAAAGTACTTATAGGAGGCATCAGTAAAAGTGGGGAAATTTTACTCCACTCGTTTACTCCCCTTTGTAATTCTAGTACCATTTACTAATACTAATATACAATAAAAACTCTCAAGATTCACAATCAGTGACAATTTGATACGAAATTGTTTTCAATTTGATATGAATTTCAATAGCAAtggaaaaaaaggaaaaaaaaaaacacactcaCGGACACAAAGCTGTGGAATGGTCTACTCACTTTATGTCTCTAACTTTCTTACGGGAAAAGTAGAGTAACTTTCAATATTTCTGGTCCATTTGATTAAATATGTGGAATTGTGTAAAGTCCTCTTTATATCCGGTCTAATAAAAATGGCAGAACTTATAATCATATTCTTTAGCAGCACGCCTAACaatattattcaaaaaaaaattatttttgcataCATATAACAGAAGTAAAATTAACTTAACAAAATTAAACTTAAGGGACCAACTGTCCAATTTAACCTAAAATATACTAGCAGAGGTTTTGTACATGATTGCTGGTCGAGTTGTTTTCTGCCATCTTCCCCAAAAAATTTAGAGTTAACTTCAAAGGTTTCTTTGAATACTTTCTCTGTTTTTGCAGCAAAGCTTTTGAATAgaaattttgtaatatttttttaatcaaattagaGAGATTTAAACTGTGAGCAGATTATAAATGTGAAAGAAACAAACACCCCTTTCCACGGACAGGATTTCTACACTCTACTCTTAATGACGTaccttttatcttattttgttCTCGTAGATTTTCTCACCTCTGCTACAAATTCAAACAATGGAAGAAAGCTACAAATTCAAATATTGAAAGAAATATGTTTGTTACTGATATTATTTGTTACAACATAGTAGTGGTTGTCAGAGTCGAGCCAGTGCAAGTGGTCGGAATAGACAATGGCGGTGACTCGTTAGTTAGGTTTGGACATTCAGTTTGTATGGTGGTGAACATTCTGGTATCCGACTTACATTGTTGGGTAACGGTATCTATAATGACATATCGGTAACTAACCGGCAATGTGAGTTAGGTATCTAAAAATCTATcttaaattttagaaaattaagACATGTGGCACACTTTGATATGCTTAAGATTGATCTGACGGTTTATAAGATCTAAAATGTAGGATGCCCCTCACTTTTATGGGGATGGCCCTTTGAATTAAGAAATATCTGTTTGCATAAGCGTGACCTGATCTGGTAAAGttagtatatagtatatacttaTGCAACACTTTTGGTCCAATGAAgccaataaaaaatcatataggGAAAACCATTATAGTATGCCAAGATTCTCTATAAAATGACCACTGATTATTTTTCCCAATTTCTTGAGTGGTTGAGTGGACAACCCTCTTACATGATAAAGGTAGTATGGTAGAAACAGAAAGGTTATCTTCTTTTTTAATCTTTTGATTTAAGAAAGGTTAATTTAATGACTTTTTTATTTGGCATATGTTCGGTTACTTGAGCTATGCTAAAAGGGTCATTTAGTTGCTAATGTGTCTCATTCCTGTTAAGTTGAAAGTCCATTTACAATGCTTTCTACTGTACATAATGAAAGGAAATTCATACTATGATCAAAGTCTTAACCATGAATGCAAGTATGGACCGTTTCTTCCTTAGATTGAACACTGACCAATCACAGTTGTCCCTACATAATAACTTTATTGCAACATTTGTTGTCTAAATGCTATGTTTGTTCTTGAGGTAGGCTCAGCATGCAATCAGTCTCACATGCTGTGGAATGGTTCCAAATCAAACTTGTTTTCTAATTTCATTGGTTCAAACTTCAAACCTCACATGCAATGCTCGCTATTCATCAACACCAGGAGTAGAGTAGTACTCCTAGTAATTACTATTGTACAATAGATTCTATTCCAAAAGATAGAGATAGGTCGAAATAAACTATACTTTTAAGAGTTTgtttgatttgcaaaaaataattattgaaaaGAATAACAGGACAAATATTTTgtgtattgaatttttttttttctcttgtatCATGTTTAGtgaacaaaattttatttttgtgtttttgataAGTATACTTACTCAATTTTGTCACATcacttaaaaagaaaacaaaggatAGTTTCAACTATGTAGTTTGGTTGGGTTGAATAGTAAATATCCATTGTTAAACAACTTGTTGAAATTGGCGCAATATGTATCCATGATAGAATAGAAAATAATCCACCTATATAGTGAATGAATAAGTGGTGTATCCACTAGATTTGGATTTTGTGCCCTCATTGATTACGTGCAGTCGTGCAGTTATAAATTTTTGACCATCTAACTTATAATAAAAGAATATTCTGATTttataaaatgtgaaatttcacacataaaattttatattgttctaaaaaaattgtaactgCACAATTACATGCAGTCAGTGACCGCACATAATCCAAATCCGCATCAACTGCTTCAATAATTAatgatataataataa
This portion of the Trifolium pratense cultivar HEN17-A07 linkage group LG3, ARS_RC_1.1, whole genome shotgun sequence genome encodes:
- the LOC123916492 gene encoding probable pectinesterase/pectinesterase inhibitor 51, with product MASSLFTFSLFIFFTLSSASHHHHQSPTPAPTPTHTGSASAASEIQQACKATRFPQQCESSLTNLTTNPTTVQLIQTAISHSSEKLVTALSMVKEILKTSSDSQNRTVASTTCIETLTNSQYRISTSNEALENGKIKDARAWLSAALAYQYDCWSGLKYANDTHAVGEAMAFIDSLTMLSSNALAMAFSYDIYGNDTSAWKTPTTERDGLWQVSGSGAGSGFKGEIPSNLKPDVTVCKGGGKCYKTVQEAVNAAPESGVGGKRFVIYIKEGKYEETVRVPLVKRNVVFLGDGIGKTVITGSANVGQPGMTTYNSATVAVLGDGFMAKNLTIENTAGPDAHQAVAFRLDSDLSVIENCEFLGNQDTLYAHSLRQLYKSCRIEGNVDFIFGNSATILQDCTVLVRPRQLKPEHGENNAITAQGRTDPAQTTGFVFHNCLINGTEDYMALYRSKPKVHKNYLGRPWKEYSRTVFINSTLEVLITPEGWMPWNGDFALQTLYYGEYGNSGAGSDLSKRVSWSSKIPAEHVGSFSVENFIQGDFLTSATNSNNGRKLQIQILKEICLLLILFVTT